A genomic stretch from Plasmodium cynomolgi strain B DNA, chromosome 8, whole genome shotgun sequence includes:
- a CDS encoding 39s ribosomal protein L47 mitochondrial precursor (putative), with amino-acid sequence MALCGLRGLRGLRGMQSQLQFVPQRGIEELWKNSFLDSTPMKTKVEYSKTGDAWPCVLLRKKSFDDLHKLYYLCLKEKNKLLGEQNFHLQNNSKMIQPGRLKKVKLTMKRILTVLSRRAIHEQCIRAKEMLKKQQEREVYETEKFQLEEQLLYLRHKMNMLKGSFSVEKNSLRLSISKIENKIDELSILLNPLKKETMHLLIPNFKYQRKYSDLPGFISWKKQNV; translated from the coding sequence ATGGCGCTGTGTGGGCTGCGAGGGCTACGAGGCCTGCGAGGGATGCAGAGCCAGCTGCAATTCGTACCCCAGAGAGGCATAGAGGAGCTGTGGAAAAACAGCTTCTTGGATAGCACACCAATGAAAACAAAAGTAGAATACAGCAAAACGGGAGATGCATGGCCATGCGTACTCTTAAGGAAGAAGAGCTTCGACGATCTACACAAACTCTATTACCTATgcttgaaggaaaaaaacaaactacTAGGAGAGCAGAACTTCCATTTACAGAACAACAGCAAAATGATACAGCCAGGGAGACTAAAGAAGGTGAAGCTCACAATGAAACGAATATTAACCGTCTTATCACGACGTGCCATACATGAGCAGTGTATTCGAGCCAAGGAAATgctaaaaaaacaacaagaAAGGGAAGTTTACGAGACGGAGAAATTCCAACTCGAGGAACAGTTACTCTATTTAAGacataaaatgaatatgctTAAAGGTAGCTTCTCTGTGGAAAAGAACTCTCTTCGTTTGTCCAttagcaaaattgaaaataaaattgatgagCTATCGATTCTTTTGAATCCtcttaaaaaagaaaccatGCATTTACTCATTCCTAATTTTAAATACCAGCGCAAGTACTCCGATTTGCCTGGGTTCATTTcgtggaagaagcagaacgTC
- a CDS encoding hypothetical protein (putative), giving the protein MEGNSICSAAYSFSQSKNTKQNGDIFFTPMLSKERKESHLKGTSQNAQEGYNYHPRKEKNATKIKKNVNKLFKTLYPNEAQMEGREGKEYHYQGRNMECVHGKQETQVNSRSYDGVGAASYSAVPRGSHDEGVRNSQRKGGFPSGNVLNRELPSSYPDGQRGETTLQSVSNVGGNDSSSDSSSDSGGGRTGEHHSGENIERSQKSAANQQSALHLFGKSEKLKSESKFALMDYLKDFFQKSTYMKKFQNFIEIFFNKYDQRVLESTIFFNFDETLF; this is encoded by the exons atggagggcaATTCCATC TGCTCAGCCGCTTATTCATTTAGTCAATCTAAGaatacaaaacaaaatggggacatCTTTTTTACGCCTATGCTAAGCAAGGAGAGAAAGGAAAGCCATTTGAAGGGGACTAGCCAAAACGCTCAGGAGGGTTACAACTACCATCccagaaaggaaaaaaatgccaccaagataaaaaaaaacgtgaacaaattatttaagaCGTTATATCCGAATGAAGCACAGATGGAGGGAAGGGAGGGAAAGGAATATCATTACCAAGGGAGGAACATGGAGTGTGTGCATGGTAAGCAGGAAACTCAGGTTAATAGTAGGAGTTACGATGGGGTGGGAGCTGCCTCCTACAGTGCAGTGCCGAGGGGGAGTCACGATGAAGGAGTGCGCAACAGCCAACGCAAGGGGGGCTTCCCCAGTGGGAATGTCCTGAACAGAGAGCTGCCCAGCAGCTACCCGGATGgacaaaggggagaaacgACTCTCCAAAGTGTTAGCAATGTTGGCGGTAATGATAGCAGCAGCGATAGCAGCAGCGAtagcggggggggaagaacggGTGAGCACCACAGTGGCGAAAACATCGAACGCAGCCAGAAGAGCGCCGCAAACCAGCAGAGTGCACTGCACCTTTTCggcaaaagtgaaaaattaaaaagtgaatcAAAATTTGCCCTCATGGATTATCTGAAGGACTTCTTCCAGAAATCCACATACATGAAAAAGTTCCAAAACTttatcgaaattttttttaacaaatatgATCAGCGTGTATTGGAGTccacgattttttttaattttgacgAAACGTTGTTTTAG